CCACATGAGAAAACAATTAAAAAATTAAATTCAGATTTGCATGTTAAAATAAAATGTGATTATTGTGACAGGAAGATTTCTGAAAAACCAAGTATTTTAAAAGTGGCAAACATTCAAAGATTTTTTTGCTGTCCTTCATGTAGAATTCTTTTTCAAGACAAATACCAACGAAGAATTAAAGCACTTTTAAACTCTCAAAAGTAATTGTTTTAGTTTATTCTTGTATAGTGATCTTTTTCTGTTTGGAGATTTTAATTCTATTATACACAAGTAGTGATAATAAAATAACAATTGTACCTATAGCGGAATATTGTATAACATCTTTAACTAGAAATTCAGAATCATCTTCCTGTAATGGGTTTACTGGGATTTGTTTTGGCAAATCTACAATTATTGTTAATGGATAAAGTTTTGATACTTTCATAGAATCATCAATTATTTCATGTGCCGAAATTTGAAGCATTGTTTGGTAGATACCAGGTTCAATGTTCTGATCAATTGATATATCTAAAATAGTTTCAATTTTATTTTTTTGATTCAAGTTAATCATATCAGAATTTGTAGTAAAAGAAACACCGTCTAGTCCTGAATGAGTCATGCCAACCAATGAGACATCCAAATTATCTAAAGATAACATCCCACTACCATCATCTAAACGATTAATTTCAACTGTCACTTGACCCGATTTTTTAGTTTCTGTAAAAATGAGTTCTTTAGTTTCGGTTTGTAAATCAAATGGAACCGAGATACTGGTATCAAGATACCCAATTTTATTTCCTAAAACTTCTGCAAACCACACTTTTTTTCCATCTTTTGATACATCAAGATAGATAGTAGTCGAAAGAGGGCCAGTTGGAATATCATATTCTGTTATTGTACCTGTAGTGTCAATTTTTGAAATCTTGTTTCCACCATGTTGTGCAAAATAGATATTCCCAAATTCATCGAGATCTATCTGGCTAGGAAGCGTTTGAGGATATAATTCGTTAGGGGATGTCCATAAAGAAATATACTCATTCAAACTAGAATCCAAATCTGAGACAATAACTCTGCTAGAGCCATGACAGATACAATGATTTTCTCTATTCCTTGCGAGTCTGAATATTGCAATTCCAAAAGGTGAAAAAAAGTCTGGTTCAGGCAGAGATAGTTCGTATCTGTCTGAAGATGTATTTGACTGAATATTTTCTAATGGCACAACTAAAACACTATTGGAATAAGACAAGGTAATCAATAAAGAACCATTTTCATCAAATGCAAGAAATGATGGCCCGCTGTTTGATTTAATGGGGTATTCTGTTATTTGATTTGTCTCTATATCCAAACTTGCAAACTGATCTGAACTTAGTTCTGTAAACCATATTTTTGATTTGTCTTGAGATAAGATTATTCCCATTGGACCTGAATTTTCTGTTGGGATGTCAATTGTATCCATCTGTTCGTTTTCTATGCTGAATTTTCCTATGGAGTTGGTTCTAGCGTCTGTAAACCATATTGTATTTCTTAACTCATCATAAATAATATGTCCTCCAGACAAATTGATAATTATATCTTCGGTCTGGGTCATTTTTGTTATATCAAATTTTGAGAATTCTTCAGCAACTGGATCAAATTTAGAGATCAGACTTGAATTTTGTGTGGCATAGTAAGTCCAGGCATTTCCATTTTTATCAGTAGTAATTCCACTAAGACCAAACTCTTCAGTTGGAAACGGAATTTCTTTGATAAAATTACTTTGTTTAGAATATGTTAGAAATTCATCTAATTGTATTTCTTGTGCAAAAATATCATTCGATGAAAAAAAGATTACAAATAGTAAAAGAAATCCAGTTACAGTAGACTCAATATTTTTCAACTTATTTTTCCACAGGATTTCCAATCATGTTGCCCCATTCAGTCCAGGAGCCATCATAGTTTCGGACTTTAGAATACCCTAAAAGATATTTTAGGACAAACCAACTGTGAGAGGATCTTTCCCCAATTCTACAATAACAAATTACATCTTTGTCGGGAGTAACACCTTTTGGTTCATAATTTTGTCTTAGCTCTTCAACAGACTTGAATGTACCATCAGCATCGTTTACTGCAGTAGCCCATGGAATGTTATTTGCGTGTGGAATATGTCCACCTCTTTGTGCATGTTCCATTGGATATTCTGGAGGAGCAGTAATTTGACCAGTAAATTCTGCAGGGGAACGCACATCAACCATTACAGTGTCTTCTTTTCCTAATGCTCTGCTAACATCAAACAAGTATGCACGTAATCCCTCATCGGGTGGTTGTGCTTTGTATGTAACAGATGAAAATGTAGGTTCATCCGTAGTATAATTTCTATTTTCTAATTCCCATTTTTTTCTGCCACCATCCATAATCTTTAGATTTTCATGGCCATAGATTTTAAAAACCCAGAAAACAAATGCTGCAAACCAATTGTTAAAGTCACCATAAAGAACTACTTCAGTATCAGCAGTAATTCCATTTTTTGCCATTAATACTTCAAATTGTTTTTTGCTGATGATATCTCTTGTAACAGGATCATTGATGTCACGTTTCCACCAGATTAAACTCGACCCATTAATGTGACCTTTTTGATATCCATTAACTGGATCATAATCAACTTCAACTAGTTTTCTTTTTTCATTAGGGGGATTTTGCGATACCCATTCTGTATCAACTAATACTTCAGGATGAGCGTAACTCATAATTTAACTCTAAAAGATGTTTATTTTAATTGAATAGTTTACAATTGTAAGTGTTTTTTTATATTTTGGGAAAAATTAAAACCCGATTCTTAGTCAATGTTGATTTTTTTACGATATTAGTTTGGGCACAAAGATGTATGCAAGTAATATTATTTCCAGACGACCTATAATCATCAAAAATCCAACGAGAATCTTTGAAAACGCATCCAAATCA
This genomic window from Nitrosopumilus ureiphilus contains:
- a CDS encoding virginiamycin B lyase family protein; the encoded protein is MKNIESTVTGFLLLFVIFFSSNDIFAQEIQLDEFLTYSKQSNFIKEIPFPTEEFGLSGITTDKNGNAWTYYATQNSSLISKFDPVAEEFSKFDITKMTQTEDIIINLSGGHIIYDELRNTIWFTDARTNSIGKFSIENEQMDTIDIPTENSGPMGIILSQDKSKIWFTELSSDQFASLDIETNQITEYPIKSNSGPSFLAFDENGSLLITLSYSNSVLVVPLENIQSNTSSDRYELSLPEPDFFSPFGIAIFRLARNRENHCICHGSSRVIVSDLDSSLNEYISLWTSPNELYPQTLPSQIDLDEFGNIYFAQHGGNKISKIDTTGTITEYDIPTGPLSTTIYLDVSKDGKKVWFAEVLGNKIGYLDTSISVPFDLQTETKELIFTETKKSGQVTVEINRLDDGSGMLSLDNLDVSLVGMTHSGLDGVSFTTNSDMINLNQKNKIETILDISIDQNIEPGIYQTMLQISAHEIIDDSMKVSKLYPLTIIVDLPKQIPVNPLQEDDSEFLVKDVIQYSAIGTIVILLSLLVYNRIKISKQKKITIQE
- a CDS encoding sulfurtransferase, translated to MSYAHPEVLVDTEWVSQNPPNEKRKLVEVDYDPVNGYQKGHINGSSLIWWKRDINDPVTRDIISKKQFEVLMAKNGITADTEVVLYGDFNNWFAAFVFWVFKIYGHENLKIMDGGRKKWELENRNYTTDEPTFSSVTYKAQPPDEGLRAYLFDVSRALGKEDTVMVDVRSPAEFTGQITAPPEYPMEHAQRGGHIPHANNIPWATAVNDADGTFKSVEELRQNYEPKGVTPDKDVICYCRIGERSSHSWFVLKYLLGYSKVRNYDGSWTEWGNMIGNPVEK